The segment CCTGGTCCTCATGTTCGCATTCGTGACCGCGGTCCCAGTGATTGCACTCCTCGCAGGGTGGATCAGCGGGTCGAAGTACTCTCTGATAGGCGGCTTCAGAGCAGCGAACAACCAGTTTGCGGCGGAGATACCTCTCCTCATATCGTCAGTGGGCCCGGCGCTTCTTGCAGGCTCGCTCAGTATCATGACGATATCTCAGTCCCAGACAGCCATCTGGTACGTCTTTCTGCTTCCGGTGAGCTGCGCCACTTTCATCGTGAGTGCCGCTGCCACTACTGGCCTGGTGCCTTTCGATGCACCGATTGCAGACTCTGAGATCATATTCGGATGGAGAACGGAGTTCAGTGGCATCTACTTCACCATGACCTACTTTGCTGAGTTCGCAAAGCAGTTCCTCTACAGTGCAATGACGGTGGCGTTGTTTCTCGGGGGCTCTTACGGTCTGCCATTCCTGCCGGGGGTTGTCAACTTTCTCATCAAGACGCTGATAGTCATGTTCTTCTTTGTGGTCGTGACGAGTTCCTTCTTCCGTATTCGTCAGGATGAGATAGTCTACCACTCGTGGCGATACCTGCTGCCGCTGTCACTCCTGAATCTCGTCGTGGCCATGCTTGTCCTTGCCTATTTCCCACCGCTGGCCAGCGCGCTGCAGGGCATAGGAGGTTGAGACAATGAGATTCTTCGCAGTCTTGGGTGACATATTCAGAGTCCTCAGACACATATTCAGACAGATCTTCGAGCGACCAATCACAGAGCTGTATCCCTACGAGGACCGCTACTATCCAGAGCGTACAAGGGGACGTCACATCCATGTCAGAGAGAACTGCACGGCCTGTGGACAGTGTGTCAGGGCCTGCCCGAACGTTGCGATTCGGATTGACAAGGCCGATAGGAAGTTCGAGAAGGACGCGGCACTCTACTTCGACTACACCAGATGCATCTTCTGTGGGCTATGCGTCCAGGCATGCAGGTTCAACGCGCTGTTTCACACTCCTGTGACGGACCTCTCTGAGGGAGACCGGGAGAGTCTGACATATGGTCCTGAGAGGATGTCCACTCTTGACAGAGAGCCTCTGAAGTGGCGTGGAAGGAGGTTCAGGTAGTGCAGACTCTCGAACTGCCGCTCATGGCCTCGTCGCTGGTTGTCCTCTTCATTGGAGGGCTCATCATCTACCTGCTCAGGGGTAAACTACAGGGGTCGGCTGGCAAGGTTGCAGTCGGCTTCTCATCGCTGTCAGTCGCGCTCATGATACCACCTTTCTACAGAGTGCTCGTGGAGAGAGGCACGGCATACGAGGGCTTCAGGTGGTCTGCAGTGCTTGGTGAGTTCGGCCTCAACCTCGACCAGATAGCCTTCCCCATCACGTTCGCCATTGTAGTGCTCGGTTTCTTCTCAGTGTTGTACGCAGTGGGATACACTGAGCATACTGAGAACAGACCGACCTTCTTCGCCAATCAGCTGTTCTTTCTGATGGGCATGCAATGGGTCACTCTTGCAACCAACATCCTGGAGTTCTTCATCGCGTGGGAGCTCATGCTGGTTCCCAGCTACTTCCTCATTCTCTTCTGGGGACTGCCTGAGACCAGACAGCGAACAGCCATGAAGTTCTGGCTGTACACACAGAGCGGCGCAGTCACCATATTCATCGGTCTGGCGCTGCTATACTATGTTTCGGGAGCGAGCAGTTTCGATATCGCAGTCATTCAGGCGGCGTATCCGCTCTTCGCTGGTCAGTCCCAACTCCTCAAGTTGATCTTCGTCCTGTTGGCGGCGGGTTTCCTTGTGAAGATGGCCGTCGTTCCGCTTCACTGGTGGTTGCCGCCCGTGCATGCTGAGGCCCCCACACCAATCTCAGTACTCCTCTCCGGCGCCATGATCGAGACAGGCGCATATGCGCTGGTCAGATTCGGGACGATAACTATGCCGGGGACGGCAAGGGAACTGTCATTTGTAGTCGCCGCGGTTGGCGTGGTCACCATGTTCTATGGTGGGTTCATGGCACTCGCACAGAAGGACATCAAGCGCCTCCTCGCATACTCGTCGGTCTCACAGATGGGCTACGTCCTGTTCGCTCTTGGCACCTTCTCATCCTTTGGTATGGCCGGAGGACTCTTCCATCTCATCAACCACGCATTCTCCAAGGGCCTGCTCTTCATGACCGCGGGCGCCGTGATACACCAGACACATCTACGCGACATTGATCTCATGGGTGGTCTCCACAACAAGATGCCAGTGACCGCCTTCGCTGCAGCGATAGGCGCAATGAGTATTGCCGGGAGTCCTCCGCTCTCCGGCTTTGCGAGCGAGTGGATGATGTTCCTCGGCGGCTTTCAGGCTGCGCTCATCACGGACACCGGGGTCGGGTCAGTGCCATTTCTGGCCATCACGATACTGGCGCTCTCAAGCACGATTCTGAGTGCAGGCTATATGCTTCGCTTCCTCTGGAAGGTATTCCTGGGTCCACATCCTGAGACACTGGAAGATGTGAGAGAGGGTCCGAGGTCGATGACTGTCCCGATGATTGCCCTGTCCGTCCTCATTGTGCTGCTCGGAATACTACCCGGCCTAGTCCTCGACGTCATAACGGCGGGGACGAACGGCATTCCAAACATACTACCCTGAGGTGAGGTCAAGTGCTGCTAGGACTGCCCTACTATCTGATTGTCGTGATTCCTCTGGCAGGCTCTCTGTTCGTCCCACTGGTCGGTCGCTTCAACGAGAGGCTCCGCGACTGGACTCCAGCGATTCTCATGGGTATCAGCATGGTCTTGTGCTGGTCGCTGCTGGGAGACATGGACGCTCCTCAGGGGCCGACGAGTTGGGTGTGGATTGCGTCGCTGAATCTCCACTTCGAGCTTCTCATAGATCCCCTCTCGGTCATCATGGCAATACTCTCAAGCACACTCTGTTTCCTCATCTATGTCTACTCCACAGAGTACATGGCACACGAGGGCGACCGTGACAGATTCTTCTTTCTCATGCTTGCCTTTGGCGGCGGGATGCTCACACTTGTCCTGAGCAACAACCTGCTCATCGCCTTCATCGGCTGGGAGATCATGGGCTTCTGCTCCTACGGTCTCATAGGCTTCTGGACCGACAGGCGAAATCCCCCTGAGACCGACCCGACCGATGTGAAGTATGGCAACTCCTTGCTCAGCTTCAAGACAGAGGGACAGTACAACACCCACTGTGGCACAAAGGCATTCATCGTGACGCGGGTGGGCGACGCATTCATGCTCGGAGGCATCCTGCTCCTGTTTGCGTTCGCGGGGACCTTCTCATTCACCGGCACCGAGTCTCTGTCAAGCAATGCCAATGACTGGTGGGGTGGTCTCGCTGCCATCGGCCTGCTCATTCCCACACTTCTGTTGATATTCATGGGTGCGATCGGGAAGTCAGGACAGGTGCCCCTTCAGGTCTGGCTGCCGGAGGCCATGGCTGGGCCAACATCCGTGTCCGCGCTCATTCATGCGGCAACAATGGTCAAGGCGGGTGTGTACATCACTGCACGCTTCGTCGTCACCATTGCCGGTGCGTCGGGAATCAGCGAAGGCGGACATGGCCTGTGGACCCCGCTTCAGCAGGTTGGCATGGAGTCCGCATTCACATTCTTCCTGATTGTGGGTGTGATCGGTGGTCTCACCGCCTTCATGACCGCTACAATGGGCATGGTGTCCATGGAGCTGAAGCAGGTGTTGGCGTTCTCCACGCTGAGCCAGCTCGGATACATGATGCTGGC is part of the Candidatus Thorarchaeota archaeon genome and harbors:
- a CDS encoding NADH-quinone oxidoreductase subunit H, coding for MQFDFFEWLSGIPSWLWGILSWLWGVVQWWFFWVWGLFEWVWGLVVVNFWFLFKAVVFPGLIFIVLAIIYSVWFSRKLWGRIQGRRGPFHIGKYGGLQLFADAIKLVSKETIIPDGAKRWMYRLLPSLLLVIVILPFAFVPWDEWWYISDLSVSLVLMFAFVTAVPVIALLAGWISGSKYSLIGGFRAANNQFAAEIPLLISSVGPALLAGSLSIMTISQSQTAIWYVFLLPVSCATFIVSAAATTGLVPFDAPIADSEIIFGWRTEFSGIYFTMTYFAEFAKQFLYSAMTVALFLGGSYGLPFLPGVVNFLIKTLIVMFFFVVVTSSFFRIRQDEIVYHSWRYLLPLSLLNLVVAMLVLAYFPPLASALQGIGG
- a CDS encoding 4Fe-4S binding protein, which gives rise to MRFFAVLGDIFRVLRHIFRQIFERPITELYPYEDRYYPERTRGRHIHVRENCTACGQCVRACPNVAIRIDKADRKFEKDAALYFDYTRCIFCGLCVQACRFNALFHTPVTDLSEGDRESLTYGPERMSTLDREPLKWRGRRFR
- a CDS encoding NADH-quinone oxidoreductase subunit M; this encodes MQTLELPLMASSLVVLFIGGLIIYLLRGKLQGSAGKVAVGFSSLSVALMIPPFYRVLVERGTAYEGFRWSAVLGEFGLNLDQIAFPITFAIVVLGFFSVLYAVGYTEHTENRPTFFANQLFFLMGMQWVTLATNILEFFIAWELMLVPSYFLILFWGLPETRQRTAMKFWLYTQSGAVTIFIGLALLYYVSGASSFDIAVIQAAYPLFAGQSQLLKLIFVLLAAGFLVKMAVVPLHWWLPPVHAEAPTPISVLLSGAMIETGAYALVRFGTITMPGTARELSFVVAAVGVVTMFYGGFMALAQKDIKRLLAYSSVSQMGYVLFALGTFSSFGMAGGLFHLINHAFSKGLLFMTAGAVIHQTHLRDIDLMGGLHNKMPVTAFAAAIGAMSIAGSPPLSGFASEWMMFLGGFQAALITDTGVGSVPFLAITILALSSTILSAGYMLRFLWKVFLGPHPETLEDVREGPRSMTVPMIALSVLIVLLGILPGLVLDVITAGTNGIPNILP